A window of the Harmonia axyridis chromosome 5, icHarAxyr1.1, whole genome shotgun sequence genome harbors these coding sequences:
- the LOC123679653 gene encoding uncharacterized MFS-type transporter C09D4.1-like — protein sequence MNEDSEIENSIPSKKPDIVLDSYRWVIVIIFAAYSGTNFFMFMQFSIIANITKRYYHVDSLMTDATVLVFMIAYIIFFIPVGHFIRKKSLKQTVVISSGLTALGNSLKLFAVSQDRFYLVIISQAICGLAQVFIISLPPQVANTWFGAKEVSIACAIGVMGSQIGIALGCVTSPFLVPDSYNMQEIANGFSTVFTIDNVLSITILVFIILFFRSAPNSPPSQSQIDRIDGYEDGFGYLETFEVLVKIKDYKMVLLTFGLSFGIGNGIGIVMNEMFLHFFPGDGKNLGILLLCGIIAGGVFGTLFFGCILDKTHEFKKVTTFVLVANAISWTGLIMSYQARSLIGASLFIPIMGFFNGSLVVIGFEYATETTYPIPECYSASLLNASIYMVAILAVLVIECVIRWIGFFTGQIIFATLLFTAAGCSFLISSDYRRRDANLLSKSNTNYGSFIDEKP from the exons ATGAACGAAGACAGTGAAATTGAGAACTCAATTCCATCCAAAAAACCTGATATTGTATTGGACAGCTACAGATGGGTGATAGTGATAATTTTCGCTGCTTATAGCGGCACCAACTTTTTTATGTTTATGCAGTTTTCGATTATAGCCAACATAACAAAAAG ATATTACCATGTCGACAGCCTTATGACAGATGCTACGGTACTGGTATTCATGATagcttatattatatttttcatcccAGTAGGTCATTTTATTCGGAAAAAA aGCCTCAAACAAACAGTTGTGATAAGTAGTGGATTGACAGCACTCGGAAATTCACTGAAACTATTTGCAGTATCCCAAGATAGATTTTATCTTGTAATCATATCCCAAGCAATTTGTGGACTTGCTCAAGTATTCATAATCAGTTTACCACCTCAAGTTGCCAATACTTGGTTTGGAGCCAAAGAAGTTTCAATAGCATGTGCAATTGGAGTTATGGGAAGCCAGATTG GCATCGCTCTAGGATGTGTTACGTCGCCTTTTTTGGTACCTGATTCTTATAATATGCAGGAGATTGCTAATGGATTTTCTACTGTTTTTACTATCGATAATGTTCTTTCGATAACTATATTGGTCTTTATCATATTAT TTTTCAGGTCTGCCCCAAATTCGCCACCCAGTCAGTCACAAATAGACCGCATAGATGGTTATGAAGATGGATTTGGTTATTTGGAAACTTTCGAAGTTCTGGTTAAGATCAAAGATTATAAAATGGTATTACTAACCTTCGGATTATCTTTTGGTATTGGGAACGGAATTGGAATAGTAATGAATGAAATGTTTCTACATTTCTTTCCT GGTGATGGAAAAAATCTTGGAATTTTGCTACTGTGTGGTATCATTGCTGGTGGTGTTTTTGGCACATTGTTTTTTGGTTGTATATTGGATAAAACACATGAGTTCAA GAAAGTCACCACTTTCGTCCTGGTAGCAAATGCTATTTCTTGGACTGGTTTGATCATGTCTTATCAGGCAAGATCTTTAATTGGGGCTTCATTGTTTATACCTATTATGGG GTTCTTCAACGGAAGCCTTGTGGTGATTGGTTTTGAGTACGCCACAGAAACCACCTACCCTATTCCAGAATGTTATAGTGCCTCTCTTCTGAACGCGTCTATCTACATGGTTGCCATACTGGCAGTACTCGTTATAGAATGTGTAATCAGATGGATAGGTTTTTTTACAGGACAAATTATATTTGCTACATTGCTCTTTACAGCTGCAGGCTGTAGCTTTTTGATATCTTCCGATTACAGAAGAAGAGATGCTAACCTATTGAGCAAGAGCAACACTAATTATGGTAGCTTCATTGATGAAAAACCCTAG
- the LOC123679654 gene encoding feline leukemia virus subgroup C receptor-related protein 2-like, producing MDGYSEIEGTRNPKKPDIVLDSYRWVIVLIFAAFCGSNFFLFMQFTIIANVTKRYYNIDSFMTDATGLVFMGSYILFFIPVGHFIQQKNLKEIAVISSGLTAFGNFLKLFAVPPDRFYLIIISQAICGFAQVFMVSLPPKVASTWFGAEEVSIACAVGVMGCQIGLALGCVLSPYLVPDTLNMHEIAYGFSALFTIDNIVSITILILVVLFFKSKPDSPPSQSQMDRLDGDDEVGYLEAFKVFMKNKDYMMVLTTFGISYGVWNCLGIIVNEMFLHFFPGYGKNLGILILCGVVAGGVLGTVIFGYLLDKTHEFKGVANFVLVANFISWVCLIVAFQAKSLLGTSLLIPVMGFFSGSLVVIGFEYATEVTYPIPEYFSASLLNASIYIFAIVSVLVIECAFKAIGFLTGQIILAVLLLIASATSFLISSDYKRTDANLINTEITNYRSLMNDKLP from the exons ATGGATGGCTATAGCGAAATTGAAGGTACAAGAAACCCCAAAAAACCTGATATCGTACTCGACAGCTACAGATGGGTGATAGTGTTAATTTTTGCTGCATTCTGTGGTTCGAATTTCTTTCTATTCATGCAGTTCACTATTATAGCCAATGTAACAAAAAG atattacAATATAGACAGCTTCATGACAGATGCTACAGGGCTGGTATTCATGGGATCTTACATATTATTCTTCATTCCCGTAGGTCACTTCATACAGCAAAAA AACCTAAAAGAAATAGCTGTGATAAGCAGTGGATTGACAGCTTTTGGGAATTTCCTAAAACTGTTTGCTGTACCTCCAGATAGATTTTATCTTATTATCATATCCCAGGCCATATGTGGATTTGCTCAAGTGTTCATGGTGAGTTTACCTCCTAAAGTTGCAAGCACTTGGTTTGGAGCTGAAGAAGTTTCGATAGCATGTGCAGTTGGAGTCATGGGATGTCAAATCG GATTGGCTCTGGGGTGCGTTCTATCACCATATCTAGTGCCTGATACATTGAATATGCATGAAATTGCTTATGGTTTCTCTGCACTTTTCACCATCGATAATATTGTTTCAATAACAATATTAATTCTAGTCGTATTAT TCTTCAAATCGAAACCAGACTCGCCTCCCAGCCAATCACAAATGGACCGTTTGGATGGCGATGACGAAGTAGGTTATTTAGAAGCTTTCAAAGTTTTCATGAAGAACAAAGACTATATGATGGTCCTGACCACTTTCGGGATCTCATACGGTGTGTGGAACTGTCTTGGAATAATTGTGAATGAAATGTTCTTGCATTTTTTTCCT GGCTATGGCAAGAATTTGGGTATTCTGATATTATGTGGTGTGGTTGCAGGTGGTGTTTTAGGTACAGTAATCTTTGGTTACTTGTTGGATAAAACACATGAGTTTAA aggAGTCGCCAATTTTGTCTTAGTAGCAAATTTCATTTCATGGGTTTGTTTGATTGTAGCTTTCCAAGCAAAATCGCTACTAGGAACTTCCTTACTCATACCTGTAATGGG attcttcAGTGGCAGCCTTGTGGTTATAGGTTTCGAATATGCTACAGAAGTCACCTATCCTATTCCAGAGTATTTCAGTGCTTCTCTCTTGAACGCTTCCATCTATATATTCGCTATAGTTTCAGTTCTTGTTATAGAATGTGCATTCAAAGCGATAGGATTTTTAACTGGTCAGATTATTTTGGCTGTATTATTGTTAATAGCATCAGCCACTAGCTTTTTGATATCTTCTGATTACAAGAGAACAGACGCTAATttaataaatacagaaataactAATTATAGGAGTTTAATGAATGATAAACTTCCATGA
- the LOC123679652 gene encoding uncharacterized protein LOC123679652 isoform X2 has protein sequence MEAMAFQQKCRQQCQGFTYDKQVGTGDKIIFPKCNTCCCGVQSVSLCADQKEQLFHRIDECDTRSKLKICTCDPVETRRCTCFPKPNPNKYGSAKNLVIGERKERCCRDYDIVDQATREADAEAYLCCDCLDMWKKKNEKRRPSCLKKKCECCDEKRNASDELSFSFCGKTLEITEEKTTTLKSLKQPTKQLEIEDISSTIGPPSSQNDNADVVKYINEMKMKRKGIVKMAQSFRTTAKDYIKQLDRDIDHFRELYKVANVAKLGKENYIDTYNLSYLFDNSEFEKKEELTHGKYTSKTTPKTNVPSYHKKKNESRRQINDEEKIIKVIPPVSEENSLKRTNEAKSTTIESGVKSPDIKKINDNTINDKGALNTDQRSDKIDPSVKNNDIQYIAVINKKEEINTQEVSQPISKVIPDEEPAQTTHLSESDIPVMKSITETKELVENMELEAKVNSTSVNIDNKINSDKLNIQEDAGADEKVVVKPEELAKKNFEIGEKTSKSVEQNCTQICYQEKKDDKSEGIREYNDTATESVNQLNKSSNDEMTQAGQKSNKVQTSPELDSESKFIQTNIKPQHLKMQEKE, from the exons GCAATACTTGTTGTTGCGGTGTCCAGTCTGTAAGTTTGTGCGCAGATCAAAAGGAGCAGCTATTCCATAGAATAGACGAATGTGACACGagatcaaaactgaaaatatgtaCTTGTGATCCAGTGGAGACTAGAAGATGTACCTGCTTTCCTAAACCAAATCCAAATAAATACGGAAGT GCAAAAAACCTGGTGATTGGTGAACGTAAAGAGAGATGCTGCAGAGATTATGACATAGTTGATCAAGCAACAAGAGAAGCAGACGCTGAAGCCTACTTGTGTTGTGACTGCTTGGATATGTGGAAAAAGAAGAATGAAAAACGGAGGCCTTCATGTCTAA AAAAGAAATGTGAATGCTGCGATGAG AAACGGAATGCCTCGGATGAATTGTCGTTCTctttttgtggaaaaactctGGAAATAACCGAAGAGAAAACTACGACACTCAAATCACTCAAACAACCAACCAAGCAGTTAGAAATCGAAGATATTTCCTCGACAATAGGACCACCTTCATCTCAGAACGATAATGCCGATGTCGTGAAATATATCAATGAAATGAAGATGAAAAGAAAAGGTATAGTCAAAATGGCACAAAGTTTCAGGACAACCGCAAAAGATTACATAAAACAACTGGATAGGGATATAGATCATTTTAGAGAATTGTATAAAGTTGCAAATGTTGCAAAACTTGGTAAAGAAAACTACATAGACACTTATAATTTGAGTTATTTGTTCGATAATtccgaatttgaaaaaaaggaagaacTGACTCATGGTAAATACACTTCTAAAACGACCCCAAAAACAAATGTTCCTTCCTaccacaaaaagaaaaatgagtCTAGACGACAAATAAATGACGAAGAGAAAATCATTAAAGTCATACCTCCAGTTTCGGAGGAAAATAGTCTGAAGCGAACAAATGAAGCAAAATCAACAACTATTGAATCTGGAGTCAAGTCTccagatattaaaaaaataaatgacaaTACCATTAATGACAAAGGTGCATTAAACACTGACCAACGTTCAGATAAAATTGATCCTTCTGTCAAGAATAATGACATCCAGTATATCGCAGTCATAAATAAAAAGGAAGAAATCAATACTCAGGAAGTTTCACAACCTATCTCGAAGGTTATACCAGATGAAGAACCTGCACAAACTACTCATCTTTCTGAATCTGATATACCTGTAATGAAATCGATAACTGAGACCAAAGAATTAGTTGAAAATATGGAGTTAGAAGCAAAAGTAAATTCCACAAGTGTTAATATCGATAACAAGATCAATTCTGATAAATTAAACATTCAGGAAGATGCAGGTGCTGATGAAAAAGTTGTGGTAAAACCTGAAGAATTAGCGAAAAAGAATTTTGAGATCGGAGAAAAAACATCGAAATCAGTTGAACAAAATTGCACTCAAATTTGCTATCAAGAGAAAAAAGACGACAAGTCAGAAGGAATTCGCGAATACAATGACACAGCTACTGAATCAGTTAATCAGCTaaataaatcttcaaatgaTGAAATGACTCAAGCGGGACAAAAGTCGAACAAAGTCCAAACATCGCCTGAACTTGATTCTGAGAGCAAATTTATCCAGACAAAC ATCAAACCACAACACCTGAAAATGCAAGAGAAGGAATAG
- the LOC123679652 gene encoding uncharacterized protein LOC123679652 isoform X1, which translates to MEAMAFQQKCRQQCQGFTYDKQVGTGDKIIFPKCNTCCCGVQSVSLCADQKEQLFHRIDECDTRSKLKICTCDPVETRRCTCFPKPNPNKYGSAKNLVIGERKERCCRDYDIVDQATREADAEAYLCCDCLDMWKKKNEKRRPSCLKKKCECCDEKRNASDELSFSFCGKTLEITEEKTTTLKSLKQPTKQLEIEDISSTIGPPSSQNDNADVVKYINEMKMKRKGIVKMAQSFRTTAKDYIKQLDRDIDHFRELYKVANVAKLGKENYIDTYNLSYLFDNSEFEKKEELTHGKYTSKTTPKTNVPSYHKKKNESRRQINDEEKIIKVIPPVSEENSLKRTNEAKSTTIESGVKSPDIKKINDNTINDKGALNTDQRSDKIDPSVKNNDIQYIAVINKKEEINTQEVSQPISKVIPDEEPAQTTHLSESDIPVMKSITETKELVENMELEAKVNSTSVNIDNKINSDKLNIQEDAGADEKVVVKPEELAKKNFEIGEKTSKSVEQNCTQICYQEKKDDKSEGIREYNDTATESVNQLNKSSNDEMTQAGQKSNKVQTSPELDSESKFIQTNVASTSKAQQSLDNVSFSDQTTTPENAREGIEETDKTDKQSTSVPQAPDVTFEEKTLEKVCPGKNYCLSINKYSADREEITETKAIQAKILCNCCDCKVGNDHVQETCCRGGGPLIAVGQLLSNICSSALETTGRFISYFIGRDPPSSRPFYENPCVVMNRWGCDSGCYDTRLRRYYSEVDRPRNVCPCRMNTNRFCGKTCYDCRTNGWYSCCDPCVDDEKVVRVTFKDTAEKRTIRLENNCRNSRYHVVYE; encoded by the exons GCAATACTTGTTGTTGCGGTGTCCAGTCTGTAAGTTTGTGCGCAGATCAAAAGGAGCAGCTATTCCATAGAATAGACGAATGTGACACGagatcaaaactgaaaatatgtaCTTGTGATCCAGTGGAGACTAGAAGATGTACCTGCTTTCCTAAACCAAATCCAAATAAATACGGAAGT GCAAAAAACCTGGTGATTGGTGAACGTAAAGAGAGATGCTGCAGAGATTATGACATAGTTGATCAAGCAACAAGAGAAGCAGACGCTGAAGCCTACTTGTGTTGTGACTGCTTGGATATGTGGAAAAAGAAGAATGAAAAACGGAGGCCTTCATGTCTAA AAAAGAAATGTGAATGCTGCGATGAG AAACGGAATGCCTCGGATGAATTGTCGTTCTctttttgtggaaaaactctGGAAATAACCGAAGAGAAAACTACGACACTCAAATCACTCAAACAACCAACCAAGCAGTTAGAAATCGAAGATATTTCCTCGACAATAGGACCACCTTCATCTCAGAACGATAATGCCGATGTCGTGAAATATATCAATGAAATGAAGATGAAAAGAAAAGGTATAGTCAAAATGGCACAAAGTTTCAGGACAACCGCAAAAGATTACATAAAACAACTGGATAGGGATATAGATCATTTTAGAGAATTGTATAAAGTTGCAAATGTTGCAAAACTTGGTAAAGAAAACTACATAGACACTTATAATTTGAGTTATTTGTTCGATAATtccgaatttgaaaaaaaggaagaacTGACTCATGGTAAATACACTTCTAAAACGACCCCAAAAACAAATGTTCCTTCCTaccacaaaaagaaaaatgagtCTAGACGACAAATAAATGACGAAGAGAAAATCATTAAAGTCATACCTCCAGTTTCGGAGGAAAATAGTCTGAAGCGAACAAATGAAGCAAAATCAACAACTATTGAATCTGGAGTCAAGTCTccagatattaaaaaaataaatgacaaTACCATTAATGACAAAGGTGCATTAAACACTGACCAACGTTCAGATAAAATTGATCCTTCTGTCAAGAATAATGACATCCAGTATATCGCAGTCATAAATAAAAAGGAAGAAATCAATACTCAGGAAGTTTCACAACCTATCTCGAAGGTTATACCAGATGAAGAACCTGCACAAACTACTCATCTTTCTGAATCTGATATACCTGTAATGAAATCGATAACTGAGACCAAAGAATTAGTTGAAAATATGGAGTTAGAAGCAAAAGTAAATTCCACAAGTGTTAATATCGATAACAAGATCAATTCTGATAAATTAAACATTCAGGAAGATGCAGGTGCTGATGAAAAAGTTGTGGTAAAACCTGAAGAATTAGCGAAAAAGAATTTTGAGATCGGAGAAAAAACATCGAAATCAGTTGAACAAAATTGCACTCAAATTTGCTATCAAGAGAAAAAAGACGACAAGTCAGAAGGAATTCGCGAATACAATGACACAGCTACTGAATCAGTTAATCAGCTaaataaatcttcaaatgaTGAAATGACTCAAGCGGGACAAAAGTCGAACAAAGTCCAAACATCGCCTGAACTTGATTCTGAGAGCAAATTTATCCAGACAAACGTAGCTTCAACTTCAAAAGCGCAACAATCTCTTGATAATGTTTCATTTTCAGATCAAACCACAACACCTGAAAATGCAAGAGAAGGAATAGAGGAGACAGATAAAACTGACAAACAATCAACTTCAGTACCACAAGCACCAGATGTTACTTTTGAGGAAAAGACGTTAGAAAAAGTATGCCCAGGAAAGAACTACTGCttgtcaataaataaatattcagccGACAGAGAAGAAATTACAGAAACCAAAGCTATCCAAGCAAAAATACTCTGCAACTGTTGTGACTGCAAGGTTGGAAATGATCATGTACAAGAAACTTGCTGTCGTGGTGGTGGACCCTTGATTGCAGTTGGGCAGCTTCTCTCAAATATATGCTCAAGTGCCTTAGAAACAACTGGTAGATTCATCAGCTATTTCATCGGCAGAGATCCTCCTTCATCTAGACCTTTCTACGAAAATCCTTGTGTTGTCATGAATAGGTGGGGATGTGATTCTGGTTGCTACGATACACGCTTAAGAAGATATTATTCGGAAGTGGATAGGCCAAGGAATGTCTGCCCGTGTAGAATGAACACCAATAGGTTTTGTGGGAAGACATGCTATGATTGTAGAACAAATGGTTGGTACTCTTGCTGTGACCCTTGTGTTGATGATGAGAAGGTGGTCCGAGTGACTTTTAAGGATACAGCTGAGAAGAGGACGATTCGCCTGGAGAATAATTGTAGAAATAGTAGATATCATGttgtttatgaatga
- the LOC123679660 gene encoding feline leukemia virus subgroup C receptor-related protein 1-like: MILISQSICGIAQVFMTGLPPKLASVWFGSEEVSMACGIGVMSCQLGIAMSLALPIFLVPNTSNTKEVADGFYEMYVCDNIASVLLFIIVLLFFRSQPRSPPSLSQEALREGNDSESTEKVTLKNYLKNKDFLLILYSFGTAWGLWNSNGITMNEMFINYFPTVGKILWILLMVSILLGGVIGSIVFGFIMDKTHEFKKLSLFLLIMICLSWSLFIFFIQDGSLVGTCTSFLMGGFFGGSLVVTAFEYSMEVIYPLPEAVGITLLITSVYFFSIFYTLLSEYIFENFGFLTGQIVISIAFRTAAIGCIFISSNFKRREVNLSGSHQPMNSAII; the protein is encoded by the exons ATGATACTCATTTCGCAGAGTATATGCGGTATAGCTCAGGTTTTCATGACAGGTTTACCACCTAAATTGGCCTCTGTTTGGTTTGGATCTGAAGAAGTGTCCATGGCTTGTGGCATTGGTGTGATGAGTTGCCAACTAG GAATAGCTATGAGTTTGGCACTGCCAATATTTTTGGTACCAAATACAAGCAATACCAAGGAAGTTGCTGATGGTTTCTATGAAATGTACGTTTGTGACAACATCGCTTCAGTGCTTCTCTTCATTATTGTCCTATTAT TTTTTAGATCTCAGCCCCGATCACCACCAAGTTTATCACAAGAAGCATTACGAGAAGGAAATGATAGTGAATCTACTGAAAAAGTGACCTTGAAAAACTACTTGAAGAATAAGGATTTTCTGCTGATACTCTATTCTTTTGGAACCGCCTGGGGTTTGTGGAATTCCAACGGAATAACCATGAATGAAatgtttataaattatttcccC ACTGTTGGAAAGATTCTTTGGATTCTTCTTATGGTGTCAATCTTGCTGGGAGGAGTCATTGGCTCAATTGTTTTTGGTTTCATTATGGATAAAACACACGAGTTTAA GAAATTATCTCTGTTTTTGTTGATAATGATATGCCTGTCATGGTCACTgttcattttcttcattcaaGATGGATCTCTGGTAGGAACATGCACTTCTTTCCTCATGGGAGG GTTCTTTGGTGGAAGCCTTGTAGTGACCGCCTTCGAATATTCTATGGAAGTAATTTATCCTCTACCGGAAGCAGTTGGGATAACACTTCTGATTACTTctgtatatttcttttcaattttttacacaTTACTATcagaatatattttcgaaaacttcGGGTTCCTTACTGGACAAATCGTCATATCGATTGCCTTTAGAACAGCAGCTATTGGGTGCATTTTTATATCATCGAATTTCAAGAGAAGAGAAGTCAATTTATCAGGTTCCCATCAACCTATGAATAGTGCAATAATTTAA
- the LOC123679652 gene encoding uncharacterized protein LOC123679652 isoform X4: MEAMAFQQKCRQQCQGFTYDKQVGTGDKIIFPKCNTCCCGVQSVSLCADQKEQLFHRIDECDTRSKLKICTCDPVETRRCTCFPKPNPNKYGSAKNLVIGERKERCCRDYDIVDQATREADAEAYLCCDCLDMWKKKNEKRRPSCLKKKCECCDEKRNASDELSFSFCGKTLEITEEKTTTLKSLKQPTKQLEIEDISSTIGPPSSQNDNADVVKYINEMKMKRKDQTTTPENAREGIEETDKTDKQSTSVPQAPDVTFEEKTLEKVCPGKNYCLSINKYSADREEITETKAIQAKILCNCCDCKVGNDHVQETCCRGGGPLIAVGQLLSNICSSALETTGRFISYFIGRDPPSSRPFYENPCVVMNRWGCDSGCYDTRLRRYYSEVDRPRNVCPCRMNTNRFCGKTCYDCRTNGWYSCCDPCVDDEKVVRVTFKDTAEKRTIRLENNCRNSRYHVVYE, from the exons GCAATACTTGTTGTTGCGGTGTCCAGTCTGTAAGTTTGTGCGCAGATCAAAAGGAGCAGCTATTCCATAGAATAGACGAATGTGACACGagatcaaaactgaaaatatgtaCTTGTGATCCAGTGGAGACTAGAAGATGTACCTGCTTTCCTAAACCAAATCCAAATAAATACGGAAGT GCAAAAAACCTGGTGATTGGTGAACGTAAAGAGAGATGCTGCAGAGATTATGACATAGTTGATCAAGCAACAAGAGAAGCAGACGCTGAAGCCTACTTGTGTTGTGACTGCTTGGATATGTGGAAAAAGAAGAATGAAAAACGGAGGCCTTCATGTCTAA AAAAGAAATGTGAATGCTGCGATGAG AAACGGAATGCCTCGGATGAATTGTCGTTCTctttttgtggaaaaactctGGAAATAACCGAAGAGAAAACTACGACACTCAAATCACTCAAACAACCAACCAAGCAGTTAGAAATCGAAGATATTTCCTCGACAATAGGACCACCTTCATCTCAGAACGATAATGCCGATGTCGTGAAATATATCAATGAAATGAAGATGAAAAGAAAAG ATCAAACCACAACACCTGAAAATGCAAGAGAAGGAATAGAGGAGACAGATAAAACTGACAAACAATCAACTTCAGTACCACAAGCACCAGATGTTACTTTTGAGGAAAAGACGTTAGAAAAAGTATGCCCAGGAAAGAACTACTGCttgtcaataaataaatattcagccGACAGAGAAGAAATTACAGAAACCAAAGCTATCCAAGCAAAAATACTCTGCAACTGTTGTGACTGCAAGGTTGGAAATGATCATGTACAAGAAACTTGCTGTCGTGGTGGTGGACCCTTGATTGCAGTTGGGCAGCTTCTCTCAAATATATGCTCAAGTGCCTTAGAAACAACTGGTAGATTCATCAGCTATTTCATCGGCAGAGATCCTCCTTCATCTAGACCTTTCTACGAAAATCCTTGTGTTGTCATGAATAGGTGGGGATGTGATTCTGGTTGCTACGATACACGCTTAAGAAGATATTATTCGGAAGTGGATAGGCCAAGGAATGTCTGCCCGTGTAGAATGAACACCAATAGGTTTTGTGGGAAGACATGCTATGATTGTAGAACAAATGGTTGGTACTCTTGCTGTGACCCTTGTGTTGATGATGAGAAGGTGGTCCGAGTGACTTTTAAGGATACAGCTGAGAAGAGGACGATTCGCCTGGAGAATAATTGTAGAAATAGTAGATATCATGttgtttatgaatga